A part of Candidatus Deferrimicrobium borealis genomic DNA contains:
- a CDS encoding phosphatidylglycerophosphatase A: MGAVQVNRFRGNRWVRGGLRAVATGFGAGRFPVAPGTAGTLVALPLWYWSGGWGVRHLLLLCAVLLVSIPAAREEIAATGSPDPGSVVIDEIAGMLLAATGVPWGVRPVLLLFLLFRVFDVYKFGPAAWLDARRGAVYVVADDLAAGVCAGLAYRGIGWLIG; encoded by the coding sequence ATGGGCGCCGTACAAGTCAATCGTTTTCGGGGAAACCGGTGGGTTCGCGGAGGGTTGCGCGCCGTCGCCACGGGGTTCGGAGCGGGCCGGTTTCCCGTTGCCCCCGGCACGGCGGGGACCCTGGTCGCCCTGCCCCTCTGGTACTGGTCCGGAGGGTGGGGGGTGCGTCATCTTCTCCTCCTGTGCGCGGTGCTCCTCGTTTCCATCCCCGCGGCGCGGGAGGAGATCGCCGCGACGGGAAGTCCGGACCCCGGATCGGTGGTCATCGACGAGATCGCCGGGATGCTGCTTGCGGCCACCGGTGTCCCCTGGGGGGTTCGCCCCGTCCTCCTGCTCTTCCTGCTGTTCCGCGTCTTCGACGTGTACAAATTCGGGCCCGCGGCGTGGCTCGACGCCCGCAGGGGAGCCGTCTACGTGGTGGCGGACGACCTGGCGGCAGGGGTGTGCGCGGGCCTCGCATACCGGGGGATCGGTTGGCTGATCGGTTGA
- a CDS encoding HEAT repeat domain-containing protein — protein sequence MIARIEEVLGKLLSDPSAAVREAASGSMDRTFAKRSLEAFRSRILGGTVEEKLRAIYAAADLGGSDGVSLLLQALSDRDAEIRGAAVRALSSFPSPGVIKSLWEMLPRERGVVLGNLLETLGASGRRELAPHVEKFLDHPEPEVRAKAVKAFSRLCDGPGWEKILSRAGDPNETVRAAVAEALGCWSSSPRS from the coding sequence ATGATCGCGCGGATCGAGGAGGTGCTGGGCAAACTTCTGTCGGACCCTTCCGCGGCGGTGCGGGAAGCCGCGTCCGGGTCGATGGACCGTACCTTCGCCAAGCGGTCGCTGGAGGCGTTCCGGTCCAGGATCCTCGGCGGCACCGTCGAGGAGAAGCTCCGCGCGATCTACGCCGCCGCGGATTTGGGCGGATCGGATGGGGTATCCCTTCTCCTGCAGGCGCTTTCGGACCGCGATGCGGAGATCCGGGGGGCGGCCGTCCGAGCGTTGTCCTCGTTCCCCTCGCCGGGCGTGATCAAGTCCCTGTGGGAGATGCTCCCGCGGGAGCGGGGGGTCGTGCTCGGCAATCTCCTCGAGACGCTGGGCGCGTCCGGGCGGAGGGAACTGGCCCCGCACGTCGAGAAGTTCCTCGACCACCCCGAACCGGAGGTCCGGGCGAAGGCGGTGAAGGCGTTCTCCCGCTTGTGCGACGGTCCGGGGTGGGAAAAGATTCTGTCGCGCGCCGGGGACCCGAACGAAACCGTCCGCGCCGCGGTGGCGGAGGCGCTGGGGTGCTGGTCGTCGTCCCCGCGCTCCTGA
- a CDS encoding HEAT repeat domain-containing protein, translated as MTERPETPDDLYLQRVTQAVTEFAKGIKSASFYPADHPVLLQAVTKIIQLFEAVPLPEEGLSIDVTKSALLYRDVPLPSGGNKAVIDLNRELYLRRVARIIFLPNLHPGEVASCLKAITLDPAEVQDAGGLERILLRMKVTRIWANRVDYDRLTDLLKEEELEEIPPEELTDDLPATSDNPLQDDVLPEEVVTIETLIARIAKETDPSAYRGHIVEFSRFLLAERAERKIEYSTQAMTIFVRHIEAPPGGSDEIAGLARLGIKEVASEELVAHYIGLLKKRGVRGREEADAVLVALEERSVGPLLQALAEEEDLLVRKAIVEIVTRIGRIAVPTILENLTDSRWYMVRNMISVLGTLGMPDLAPHIVATLSHPDLRVKKEAIKALSRIPHPSSVAALCDLCFFPEETVALTATAALSSKKETEAIVTLYRRAAAKLILYPNYRLAHEAIDSLRVIGTDESVTALEEILALRALWSTKKFLAMKFHALRSISKIKGERSEEVIERARRSADRSLRTEAERIIARRVT; from the coding sequence ATGACCGAGCGCCCGGAAACACCGGACGACCTTTACCTGCAGCGGGTCACGCAGGCGGTCACCGAGTTCGCCAAGGGGATCAAAAGCGCGAGCTTTTACCCCGCCGACCACCCTGTCCTGCTGCAAGCCGTCACGAAGATCATCCAGCTGTTCGAGGCTGTCCCCCTGCCCGAAGAGGGTCTTTCGATCGACGTCACGAAGAGCGCCCTCCTCTATCGGGACGTCCCTCTGCCCTCCGGCGGGAACAAGGCGGTCATCGACCTCAACCGGGAGCTGTACCTGCGGCGCGTGGCGCGGATCATCTTCCTTCCCAACCTCCACCCGGGCGAGGTCGCCTCGTGTCTCAAGGCCATCACGCTGGATCCGGCAGAAGTCCAGGACGCCGGGGGGCTGGAGCGGATCCTGCTTCGGATGAAAGTGACGCGGATCTGGGCAAACCGGGTGGACTACGACCGACTCACGGATCTCCTGAAGGAGGAGGAACTCGAGGAGATCCCGCCGGAGGAACTCACCGATGACCTGCCGGCGACCTCGGACAACCCGCTGCAGGACGATGTGCTTCCCGAGGAAGTCGTCACGATCGAAACCTTGATCGCGCGGATCGCGAAGGAGACCGACCCCTCCGCCTACCGCGGGCACATCGTGGAGTTTTCGCGGTTCCTCCTCGCGGAACGCGCCGAGCGGAAGATCGAATACTCGACGCAGGCGATGACGATCTTCGTCCGGCACATAGAGGCTCCTCCCGGGGGAAGCGACGAGATCGCCGGACTCGCCCGCCTCGGGATCAAGGAAGTGGCCTCCGAAGAACTGGTGGCGCATTACATCGGCCTGCTCAAGAAGCGCGGAGTCCGTGGTCGCGAGGAGGCCGACGCGGTGCTCGTCGCTCTGGAAGAGCGCTCCGTCGGGCCGCTGCTCCAGGCCCTCGCCGAGGAGGAGGACCTGCTCGTCCGGAAGGCGATCGTCGAGATCGTGACGCGTATTGGAAGGATCGCGGTCCCCACGATCCTGGAGAACCTGACGGACTCCCGCTGGTACATGGTGCGAAACATGATCAGCGTCCTCGGAACCCTCGGAATGCCCGACCTGGCGCCGCACATCGTCGCCACGCTTTCCCATCCCGACCTGCGTGTCAAGAAGGAGGCGATCAAGGCGCTCTCGAGGATCCCCCACCCTTCCTCCGTCGCCGCCCTCTGCGATCTCTGCTTCTTCCCCGAGGAAACGGTGGCCCTCACCGCGACCGCGGCCCTGTCGTCGAAGAAGGAAACGGAGGCGATCGTCACGTTGTACCGCCGGGCGGCGGCCAAACTCATCCTCTACCCGAACTACAGGCTGGCCCACGAGGCGATCGACTCCCTCCGGGTGATCGGCACCGACGAGTCGGTCACCGCCCTCGAGGAGATTCTCGCCCTGCGCGCCCTGTGGTCCACGAAAAAGTTCCTCGCGATGAAATTCCACGCCCTCAGGAGCATCTCAAAGATTAAGGGAGAGCGGTCGGAGGAGGTTATCGAGCGGGCCCGCCGTTCCGCCGACCGGTCGCTCCGGACCGAGGCCGAGCGCATCATCGCGAGACGCGTAACGTAA
- a CDS encoding recombination regulator RecX: MKRTVPRSPRKADAGRPPGGGIELAVGMLARRPLSEGEVALRLARKGVAEGEIPAVLSRLRELGLLGDAALCRRLARSYQEDRRYGPAKIAWKLASRRFSRDLVEEALREVASPRAVAEAAAIALRRKFREGIPPGREGAAKAYRFLAGRGFPPDACRAAVGPGRTESSQGD; the protein is encoded by the coding sequence TTGAAAAGGACGGTCCCCCGAAGCCCTCGTAAGGCAGACGCCGGCCGGCCCCCGGGCGGGGGAATCGAGCTCGCCGTCGGGATGCTGGCGCGTCGCCCCTTGAGCGAGGGAGAGGTGGCGCTGCGGCTCGCGCGCAAGGGGGTCGCCGAAGGCGAGATCCCCGCGGTCCTCTCGCGCCTGCGGGAACTGGGGCTGCTCGGGGACGCGGCGTTGTGCCGCCGGCTGGCGCGTTCGTACCAGGAGGACCGGCGGTACGGGCCCGCGAAGATCGCATGGAAACTCGCGTCGCGCCGCTTCTCCCGGGACCTCGTCGAGGAGGCGCTCCGGGAGGTCGCTTCCCCCCGGGCGGTGGCCGAGGCCGCCGCGATCGCGCTTCGGAGGAAGTTCCGGGAAGGGATACCCCCGGGGCGGGAGGGGGCCGCGAAGGCGTACCGGTTTCTGGCCGGGCGCGGCTTCCCGCCCGACGCCTGCCGGGCCGCCGTCGGACCGGGGCGGACCGAATCATCCCAAGGAGACTGA
- a CDS encoding type IV pilus twitching motility protein PilT gives MDLNEILRAAAKHGASDVHLKVGLPPVFRINGKLVPLKVPEPLTPGDLEAMTEVVFQEGQRERFERRHELDCAYGVPGLGRFRVNVFQQRGTIGIAMRLVPVGVRTFEDLHLPKVMEKIALEERGLILCTGTTGCGKSTTLAAMVQYINTHRSCHVMTIEDPIEFLLRDGKSIINQRELGVDTSSFAEALKSALRQDPDVILVGEMRDLETIETAIVAAETGHLVLSTLHTMDAGETINRIVASFPPFQQKQIRLQLASVLKAVISQRLLPRADGQGRVPASEILLNTARIREYIEDKDKTRKIREAIAQGFVSYGMQTFDQSLLTLLKEGLVTLDEALRQASNPDDFALRVRGVSSTSDLTWEDFEKDGPPKPS, from the coding sequence TTGGACCTGAACGAAATCCTTCGTGCGGCGGCGAAGCACGGGGCCTCGGACGTGCACCTCAAGGTGGGACTTCCCCCCGTCTTCCGGATCAACGGAAAGCTCGTGCCCCTCAAGGTCCCCGAGCCGCTGACGCCCGGGGATCTGGAGGCGATGACGGAGGTCGTTTTCCAGGAGGGCCAGAGGGAGCGGTTCGAGCGGCGCCACGAGCTCGACTGCGCCTACGGCGTCCCGGGGCTGGGCCGGTTCCGCGTCAACGTGTTCCAGCAGCGGGGGACGATCGGCATCGCGATGCGGCTCGTTCCCGTCGGAGTCAGGACCTTCGAGGATCTCCACCTCCCCAAGGTGATGGAAAAGATCGCCCTGGAGGAGCGGGGGCTCATCCTTTGCACCGGGACGACCGGGTGCGGCAAGTCCACCACGCTTGCGGCGATGGTCCAGTACATCAACACGCATCGCAGCTGCCACGTCATGACGATCGAGGACCCGATCGAGTTCCTTCTGCGCGACGGCAAGAGCATCATCAACCAGCGGGAGCTCGGGGTGGACACGTCGTCGTTCGCCGAGGCGCTGAAGAGCGCCCTCCGGCAGGATCCCGACGTGATCCTCGTCGGGGAGATGCGCGACCTCGAGACGATCGAGACGGCGATCGTCGCCGCGGAAACGGGGCACCTCGTCCTGTCGACGCTGCACACCATGGACGCCGGCGAAACGATCAACCGGATCGTGGCGTCGTTTCCCCCGTTCCAGCAGAAGCAGATCCGCCTGCAGCTGGCCTCCGTCCTCAAGGCGGTAATTTCGCAGCGGCTGCTTCCCCGCGCGGACGGGCAGGGGCGCGTTCCCGCCTCGGAGATCCTCCTGAACACCGCCCGGATCCGGGAATACATCGAGGACAAGGACAAGACCCGCAAGATCCGCGAGGCGATCGCGCAGGGGTTCGTGAGCTACGGGATGCAGACCTTCGACCAGTCCCTCCTGACCCTCCTGAAGGAGGGGCTCGTCACCCTCGACGAGGCCCTCCGGCAGGCCAGCAACCCGGACGACTTCGCCTTGCGGGTCCGTGGGGTCTCCTCGACCTCGGACCTCACGTGGGAAGATTTTGAAAAGGACGGTCCCCCGAAGCCCTCGTAA
- the mltG gene encoding endolytic transglycosylase MltG has protein sequence MNTASDRPRRIGRGVAIILLTVALLSAFFLFDTYPARSWEGKLVLVPKGSRLPGVVGILREDGILPHPLAFRALVLLTNSGRQLHYGEYAFPTPPSAFEAWRRLTRGDVIKYEVTVPPGANLYDIAKMLEEERLVTKEVFLATSASPALLQRLGIMGESAEGYLFPDRYLFVKPVTPEEILEFMVRQFRRKVPPDAEKRAGEMGLSLHQVVTIASIIEKETGVEEEKPIVSAVIRNRLAIGMPLQMDPTVIYGVGRFDGTVTREDLRTAGPYNTYRNRGLPPGPIANPGLASLAAALNPSKSEYLYFVSKNDGSHTFSRTLPEHNLAVEEFRRAVREDKE, from the coding sequence ATGAACACCGCCTCCGACCGTCCCCGGCGCATCGGCCGGGGCGTGGCCATCATATTACTGACGGTGGCGCTCCTTTCCGCCTTCTTCCTCTTCGACACGTATCCGGCCAGAAGCTGGGAGGGGAAACTGGTGCTCGTTCCGAAGGGGAGCCGGCTTCCCGGGGTGGTCGGGATCCTTCGGGAAGATGGGATCCTCCCCCACCCGCTGGCGTTCCGCGCGCTGGTCCTCCTGACGAACTCGGGGCGGCAGCTCCACTACGGGGAGTACGCCTTCCCGACGCCCCCGTCGGCCTTCGAGGCGTGGCGGAGACTGACCCGCGGGGACGTCATTAAATACGAGGTGACGGTGCCCCCGGGGGCAAACCTCTACGACATCGCGAAGATGCTGGAGGAGGAAAGGCTGGTCACGAAGGAGGTGTTCCTCGCCACGTCCGCCTCGCCTGCCCTGCTCCAGCGGCTGGGGATCATGGGCGAGAGCGCGGAGGGGTATCTCTTCCCCGACAGATACCTCTTCGTGAAACCCGTCACCCCGGAGGAGATCCTCGAGTTCATGGTGAGGCAGTTCCGCAGGAAAGTCCCCCCGGATGCGGAAAAGCGAGCGGGGGAGATGGGCCTTTCCCTGCACCAGGTCGTGACGATCGCCTCCATCATCGAGAAGGAGACCGGGGTGGAGGAGGAGAAGCCGATCGTGTCGGCGGTCATCCGGAACCGCCTGGCCATCGGCATGCCGCTCCAGATGGACCCGACGGTGATCTACGGGGTGGGGCGATTCGACGGGACGGTGACGCGCGAGGATCTGCGGACGGCGGGACCGTACAACACCTACCGGAACCGGGGGCTGCCACCGGGGCCGATCGCCAACCCGGGGCTCGCGTCGCTCGCCGCCGCCCTGAACCCGTCGAAGTCGGAGTACCTTTACTTCGTGTCGAAGAACGACGGGTCCCACACGTTCTCACGGACGCTTCCGGAGCATAACCTCGCGGTGGAAGAGTTCCGTCGCGCCGTCCGGGAGGACAAGGAGTAG
- a CDS encoding nicotinamide-nucleotide amidohydrolase family protein yields MADRLTSSAAKSLGAALSASGKTLVVAESCTGGLLGGAITSIPGSSLYFSGGVLAYGNSAKISLLGVPPALIAARGAVSREVAVAMADGVLSIFRADLAIAVTGVAGPGGGSRGKPVGTVWVAVVSPGGVRYAHRFRFSGGREAVRRETVRASLCAAIDVLRSDAAGGE; encoded by the coding sequence TTGGCTGATCGGTTGACCTCCTCGGCGGCGAAGTCGCTTGGAGCGGCGTTGTCCGCCTCCGGGAAGACCCTCGTCGTGGCGGAATCGTGCACGGGGGGCCTGTTGGGGGGTGCGATCACCTCGATCCCCGGCAGTTCCCTCTATTTTTCCGGCGGCGTCCTGGCGTACGGCAATTCCGCGAAGATCTCGCTGCTCGGCGTTCCACCCGCCCTGATCGCCGCGCGCGGAGCGGTGAGTCGCGAGGTGGCTGTTGCCATGGCGGACGGGGTCCTCTCCATCTTCCGTGCGGACCTTGCGATCGCCGTCACCGGTGTGGCGGGGCCCGGCGGTGGAAGTCGCGGGAAGCCGGTAGGGACGGTGTGGGTGGCCGTCGTTTCCCCGGGCGGGGTGCGGTATGCGCACCGGTTCCGGTTTTCCGGAGGCCGCGAGGCGGTCCGCCGGGAAACCGTCAGGGCCTCGCTGTGCGCCGCAATCGACGTTCTGCGATCCGATGCCGCGGGGGGGGAATGA
- the thpR gene encoding RNA 2',3'-cyclic phosphodiesterase: MRAFLGIGLPAGTREAIVSATEIFRGLHAPVAWTSPENLHITLNFLGEILPERVAPLQRSMRVAAAGIGPFSLAAAGGGAFPGTRNPRIFWVGFLEPLELVRQLQQNMGNALSGAGFSREDRPFHPHITVGRTRGALPPAWGERFVQSLSGKGFGVVPVSSFTLYESRLGPGGAVYAPLCDFRLEGPEKRETREEKEP; encoded by the coding sequence ATGAGAGCGTTCCTCGGCATCGGTCTTCCCGCCGGTACCCGGGAAGCCATCGTGTCTGCGACCGAAATTTTCCGTGGTCTCCACGCCCCCGTCGCATGGACGTCACCGGAGAACCTGCACATCACCCTGAATTTCCTGGGTGAAATTTTGCCGGAGCGGGTGGCGCCCCTGCAGCGGTCGATGCGGGTCGCAGCTGCCGGAATCGGCCCGTTCTCGTTGGCGGCGGCGGGAGGGGGAGCGTTTCCCGGCACGAGAAACCCGCGAATCTTCTGGGTCGGGTTCCTGGAACCGCTTGAATTGGTAAGGCAGTTGCAACAGAATATGGGGAACGCTCTTTCGGGTGCCGGGTTTTCCCGGGAGGACCGCCCGTTCCACCCGCACATCACGGTCGGGCGTACCCGCGGGGCGCTCCCTCCAGCCTGGGGAGAGCGGTTTGTCCAGTCGCTTTCCGGGAAGGGATTCGGCGTCGTCCCCGTGTCGTCCTTCACGTTGTACGAAAGCCGCCTGGGGCCGGGGGGGGCGGTCTATGCCCCGCTGTGCGATTTTCGCCTCGAAGGCCCCGAAAAGCGGGAAACACGAGAGGAGAAGGAACCATGA
- the recA gene encoding recombinase RecA: MSQDTGRRKALDMAVAAIEKNYGKGAIMRLGSDAPVEIVPIISTGAISLDAALGIGGIPRGRVTEIFGPESSGKTTLALHIIAEAQRTGGIAGFIDAEHALDLSYARKLGISTEDLLISQPDTGEQALEIAEMLVRSGALDVLVVDSVAALVPKAEIEGEMGDAHMGLQARLMSQALRKLTGTISKSRTAIVFINQIRQKIGVMFGNPETTTGGNALKFYATVRLDIRRIAQIKKDDSVIGGRTRVKVVKNKLAPPFREAEFDILYGEGISREGDILDLGVEQDVVEKSGAWYSVGGERIGQGRENARLFLKEHPDMAGDLAKKILAKRGIVTAGEAATEGA; encoded by the coding sequence ATGAGCCAGGATACAGGACGCCGGAAGGCGCTCGACATGGCCGTCGCGGCGATCGAGAAGAATTACGGCAAGGGAGCGATCATGCGGCTGGGATCGGACGCCCCCGTCGAGATCGTCCCCATCATCTCCACCGGCGCGATCTCCCTCGACGCCGCCCTCGGCATCGGCGGGATCCCGCGGGGACGCGTCACGGAGATCTTCGGGCCGGAATCGTCCGGCAAGACCACGCTCGCCCTTCACATCATCGCGGAGGCGCAACGCACCGGGGGGATCGCCGGGTTCATCGACGCGGAGCACGCCCTGGACCTTTCGTATGCGAGAAAGCTGGGGATCTCCACGGAGGATCTCCTGATCTCCCAGCCCGACACGGGGGAGCAGGCCCTCGAGATCGCGGAGATGCTCGTCCGCAGCGGCGCGCTCGACGTCCTGGTGGTCGACTCCGTCGCCGCCCTGGTCCCGAAGGCGGAGATCGAGGGGGAGATGGGGGACGCCCACATGGGGCTCCAGGCCCGTCTCATGTCCCAGGCGCTGCGCAAGCTCACCGGAACGATCAGCAAGTCCCGGACGGCAATCGTCTTCATCAACCAGATCCGGCAGAAGATCGGGGTCATGTTCGGCAATCCCGAGACCACCACCGGGGGCAACGCGCTCAAGTTCTACGCCACCGTTCGGCTGGACATCCGCCGGATCGCGCAGATCAAGAAGGACGACTCCGTAATCGGCGGCCGTACGCGGGTCAAGGTGGTGAAAAACAAGCTCGCCCCGCCCTTCCGCGAGGCGGAGTTCGACATCCTTTACGGGGAAGGGATTTCCCGGGAGGGCGACATCCTCGACCTCGGGGTGGAGCAGGACGTCGTGGAGAAGAGCGGCGCATGGTACTCTGTCGGCGGGGAGCGGATCGGGCAGGGACGGGAGAACGCCCGCCTGTTCCTCAAGGAGCACCCCGATATGGCCGGCGACCTGGCGAAGAAGATCCTCGCGAAGCGCGGGATCGTGACGGCCGGCGAGGCGGCGACGGAAGGAGCGTGA
- a CDS encoding HD-GYP domain-containing protein has protein sequence MDRRQMESAIAAVIRSLGASLKNRGLYPATHPLVRTPVEKCHLELAPIFFDRSELALTVSDGTLVLEGVPIFQLTSSLELFMARLGAIGLPAVIFERGVSITDIELFVRFLHETKEQGLPIPEIKSRLARWGVTHIRITATEEEEKDDFTLAREIYGNALNVVVRALKDVRNGKTPDGAESDRAVREMSGMVSRNRDAMLALTLIKNFDEYTYNHSVNVSVLSLAVADTLGLAETERIGVGVAGLLHDVGKTQLALDLIRKPGTLTVEEFEEIKKHPEEGFGILGKMTHIQESTRAVVREHHMRFDRTGYPRPEPEYRMNPYSHVIAVADCYDALTTMRSYQKARTPQQALEIMRKLAGKSLDPDLVELMERSLGVYPVGTMVRLSTMEVGVVTGIPDGGKGEPKVAIVFDRSGNPLAAPQGVDLKEPDPSSGRPRRVILGTVNPLMHPPVPMSGILQAVSG, from the coding sequence GTGGACCGAAGACAGATGGAGAGCGCGATCGCCGCGGTCATCCGTTCTCTGGGGGCATCGCTGAAAAATCGGGGGCTGTACCCGGCCACACACCCCCTGGTCCGAACACCCGTGGAAAAGTGTCATCTGGAGCTCGCTCCGATCTTTTTCGACCGGTCGGAGCTTGCCCTCACCGTCTCGGACGGGACCCTCGTCCTCGAGGGGGTTCCCATCTTCCAGTTGACCTCTTCCCTCGAACTCTTCATGGCCCGGCTCGGGGCCATCGGGCTCCCCGCCGTCATCTTCGAGCGCGGCGTCTCGATCACGGACATCGAGCTGTTCGTCCGGTTCCTGCACGAGACGAAGGAGCAGGGGCTGCCGATCCCGGAGATCAAGTCGCGCCTCGCACGTTGGGGGGTCACCCACATCCGGATCACTGCGACCGAAGAAGAGGAGAAGGACGACTTCACCCTCGCCCGGGAGATTTACGGGAATGCCTTGAATGTCGTGGTCCGGGCCCTGAAGGACGTGCGGAACGGGAAAACGCCGGACGGCGCGGAATCCGACCGGGCGGTCCGGGAGATGAGCGGGATGGTCTCGCGGAACCGCGACGCCATGCTGGCCCTGACCCTGATCAAGAACTTCGACGAATACACCTACAACCATTCGGTGAACGTCTCCGTGCTCTCCCTGGCCGTGGCCGATACCCTCGGACTGGCCGAAACCGAGCGGATCGGCGTCGGGGTCGCCGGACTGCTCCACGACGTCGGGAAGACGCAGCTCGCCCTCGATCTCATCCGGAAGCCCGGAACCTTGACCGTCGAGGAGTTCGAGGAGATCAAGAAGCACCCCGAGGAAGGGTTCGGCATCCTCGGGAAGATGACGCACATCCAGGAATCGACGCGCGCCGTCGTGCGGGAGCACCACATGCGGTTCGACCGCACCGGCTACCCGCGACCCGAGCCGGAGTACCGGATGAACCCGTACTCCCACGTCATCGCGGTCGCCGACTGCTACGACGCGCTGACGACCATGCGATCCTACCAGAAGGCGCGGACACCGCAGCAGGCGCTCGAGATCATGCGGAAGTTGGCGGGAAAATCGCTCGATCCGGATCTTGTGGAACTGATGGAGCGGTCCCTCGGCGTCTACCCCGTCGGCACCATGGTACGGCTGAGCACGATGGAGGTCGGGGTCGTGACCGGAATCCCGGACGGGGGAAAGGGCGAGCCGAAAGTGGCGATCGTGTTCGACCGGTCGGGGAACCCGCTGGCCGCCCCGCAGGGGGTGGACCTGAAGGAGCCCGACCCGTCCTCGGGGAGACCCCGTCGGGTGATCCTCGGGACCGTCAACCCGCTGATGCACCCGCCCGTGCCGATGAGCGGGATCCTGCAGGCCGTATCAGGGTAA
- the ruvX gene encoding Holliday junction resolvase RuvX: MGDNITGERVLGLDYGSRRIGVAVSDPLGLTVQPLPPIPREGDRKDIVSLARLAAEMGVTSVVLGLPLLLNGDEGPAAVRARAFGTRLQAETSLPVTMWDERLTSVQSERHLIASGVRRVDRKGIRDSLSAMFLLQAALDSRRRK, encoded by the coding sequence ATGGGAGACAACATCACCGGAGAGAGGGTTCTCGGGCTGGATTACGGCAGCCGCAGGATCGGGGTGGCCGTGTCCGACCCCCTCGGGTTGACCGTACAACCGCTCCCGCCGATCCCGCGGGAGGGGGACAGGAAGGATATCGTCTCCCTCGCCCGCCTCGCGGCGGAAATGGGGGTGACCTCCGTGGTGCTCGGCCTCCCCCTCCTCCTCAACGGCGACGAGGGACCCGCTGCGGTACGGGCGAGAGCCTTCGGCACGCGATTACAGGCCGAAACCTCCCTGCCGGTGACGATGTGGGACGAGCGGCTGACCTCGGTGCAGTCCGAGCGGCATCTCATCGCTTCCGGGGTGCGGAGGGTCGACCGGAAGGGGATCCGGGACAGCCTCTCGGCGATGTTCCTGCTCCAGGCTGCCCTGGACTCCCGGCGACGGAAATGA
- a CDS encoding TraR/DksA family transcriptional regulator produces MKTIKEMLLKKREDLVLEIGRRSKASTESAAQDIGDILDSVSEERTRELDLILTDREKRKLAQIDDAIDRIEENTYGLCEECGIKIPKARLKVLPFATYCVECQEKNEREEKYTREESEDGIRKVPVADVEE; encoded by the coding sequence ATGAAGACGATCAAGGAGATGTTGCTGAAGAAGCGGGAGGATCTCGTTCTTGAGATCGGCAGGCGCTCCAAGGCGAGCACGGAGTCCGCGGCGCAGGACATCGGCGACATCCTCGACTCGGTGTCCGAGGAGCGGACCCGCGAGCTCGACCTGATCCTGACCGACCGCGAGAAGAGGAAGTTGGCCCAGATCGACGACGCCATCGACCGGATCGAGGAGAACACCTACGGGCTTTGCGAGGAGTGCGGCATCAAGATCCCGAAGGCGCGGCTCAAGGTGTTGCCGTTCGCGACCTATTGCGTGGAGTGCCAGGAGAAGAACGAGCGGGAGGAGAAGTACACCCGCGAGGAATCGGAGGACGGGATCCGGAAGGTTCCGGTCGCGGACGTCGAGGAGTAG